Proteins found in one Falco cherrug isolate bFalChe1 chromosome 18, bFalChe1.pri, whole genome shotgun sequence genomic segment:
- the CAPG gene encoding LOW QUALITY PROTEIN: macrophage-capping protein (The sequence of the model RefSeq protein was modified relative to this genomic sequence to represent the inferred CDS: deleted 4 bases in 3 codons) has translation MYTALPKSGSPFGSDATRPGLHIWRVEKLRPVEVPKATWGTFFSGDAYLVLHNGPDERAHLHLWMGRDSSRDEQGACALLSTQLNALLGERPRRTARVQGNESDVFMEYFPRGITYQEGGVDSAFKPTPPQRWCRPVCKLYQVKGKKNIRASEQDLSWASFNTGDCFILDLGETLFVWCGARCNILERSKAQELAMAIRDGERGGKARLEIVVDGEEPPEMLQVLGPKPTLQEGSPEEDVVADQRNAGAAVLYKVSDMTGRMDLSQVATSSPFSQSLLCSDDCFVLDDSAGRKVYVWKGRKANEQERQAALKVAEEVITRMGHSPRTQVEILPQGHETPLFKQFFTSWK, from the exons ATGTACACTGCGCTCCCCAAAAG CGGTTCCCCCTTCGGCTCCGACGCCACCCGCCCAGGGCTGCACATCTGGCGGGTGGAGAAGCTGCGGCCGGTGGAGGTCCCCAAAGCAACATGGGGCACCTTCTTCTCGGGGGACGCCTACCTGGTGCTGCACAACGGGCCGGACGAGCGAGCCCACCTCCACCTCTGGATGG GCCGGGACTCCTCGCGGGACGAGCAGGGCGCCTGTGCcctcctctccacccagctGAACGCGCTGCTGGGTGAGCGCCCCCGT CGCACCGCGAGGGTACAGGGCAACGAGTCCGACGTCTTCATGGAGTACTTC CCGCGTGGCATCACCTATCAG GAGGGAGGTGTGGACTCAGCGTTCAAGCCCACCCCGCCCCAGCGCTGGTGCCGCCCCGTGTGCAAACTCTACCAGGTGAAGGGCAAGAAGAACATT CGGGCAAGCGAGCAGGACCTGAGCTGGGCCAGCTTCAACACCGGCGACTGCTTCATCCTTGACCTGGGCGAG ACCCTCTTTGTCTGGTGCGGGGCCAGGTGCAACATCCTGGAGCGCAGCAAGGCGCAGGAGCTGGCCATGGCCATCCGGGATGGTGAGCGTGGTGGCAAGGCTCGCCTGGAGATCGTGGTGGATGGCGAGGAGCCACCTGAGATGCTCCAG GTGCTGGGCCCCAAGCCCACCTTGCAGGagggcagccctgaggaggacgTTGTGGCCGACCAAAGAAACGCGGGGGCAGCTGTCCTCTACAAG GTGTCAGACATGACAGGGCGCATGGACCTGAGCCAGGTGGCCACAAGCAGCCCCTTCAGCCAGAGCCTGCTCTGCTCCGATGACTGCTTCGTGCTGGACGACAGCGCCGGAAGGAAGGTCTACGTCTGGAAAG GGCGCAAGGCCAATGAGCAGGAGCGCCAGGCGGCCCTGAAGGTGGCCGAGGAGGTCATCACCCGCATGGGTCACTCACCCCGGACACAG GTGGAAATCCTGCCGCAGGGCCACGAGACGCCCCTCTTCAAGCAGTTCTTCACCAGCTGGAAGTGA
- the DBNL gene encoding drebrin-like protein isoform X1 codes for MALNLGKNGRALQEAYGRVVAAGSPTDWALFTYEGNSNDLRVAGCGDGGLEEMVEELNSGKVMYAFCRVKDPNSGLPKYVLINWTGEGVNDVRKGACANHVSTVANFLKGAHVTINARAEEDVEPELIMEKVAKASGANYNFHKESSKFQDSGPQAPVGSVYQKTNAISEIKRVNKDNFWAKAEKDEENRRLEEKRRAEEERQRLERERRERELQEAAGREQRYKARSNEIEAQKRLQQQQEAENRDKEQQQWREQAEEYEARQRKGFKRSESVEKAQEAASLIAQRAVNPRDIFKQREKSMPADAVAASQPGKLRSPFLQKEVNSVPSPASPVSPARDAAPASFTPSSAWGMPPASLVPAAGQDSGYNSSIAASHVEEANLYEEPPDPSAIYEEPPQGHVDDAKYDYAVEYQQPPDLTGKGLCARALYDYQAADDTEISFDPENIITNIEMIDEGWWRGYGPDGHFGMFPANYVELIE; via the exons ATGGCGCTGAACCTCGGCAAGAACGGGCGGGCGCTGCAGGAGGCCTACGGGCGGGTGGTGGCGGCGGGGAGCCCCACCGACTG ggcCCTTTTCACCTACGAGGGCAACAGCAACGACCTGCGCGTGGCCGGCTGCGGAG ATGGGGGCCTGGAGGAGATGGTGGAGGAGCTCAACAGCGGGAAGGTGATGTATGCCTTCTGCAGGGTGAAGGATCCCAACTCTGGCCTGCCCAAATACGTCCTCATCAACTGG ACTGGCGAGGGCGTGAATGACGTGAGGAAAGGAGCCTGTGCCAACCACGTCAGCACCGTAGCCAACTTCCTAAAG GGGGCTCATGTCACCATCAACGCTCGTGCGGAGGAGGATGTGGAGCCCGAGCTCATCATGGAGAAGGTCGCCAAGGCCTCTGGGGCCAACTACAACTTCCACAAGGAGAGCAGCAAGTTCCAGGACTCAGGCCCTCAGGCTCCCGTG GGCTCCGTCTACCAGAAGACAAATGCAATATCCGAAATCAAGAGAGTCAATAAGGATAATTTCTGGGCCAAAGCCGAG aaagatgaagaaaaccGCCggctggaggagaaaaggagagcagaggaggagcgGCAGCGGCTAGAGAGAGAGCGTCGAGAGCGGGAGCTGCAGGAAGCAGCTGGGCGAGAACAGAGATATAAAGCCAGATCAAATGAAATCGAAGCCCAAAA gaggctccagcagcagcaggaggcagagaacagggacaaggagcagcagcaatgg AGGGAGCAAGCTGAGGAGTACGAGGCCAGGCAGCGGAAGGGCTTCAAGAGAAGTGAGTCGGTGGAGAAAGCCCAG GAGGCCGCGTCGCTGATAGCGCAGAGGGCGGTGAACCCCCGCGACATCTTCAAGCAGAGGGAGAAGTCGATGCCGGCGGACGCGGTGGCGGCCTCCCAGCCAG GCAAACTTCGCAGCCCTTTCCTGCAGAAGGAGGTGAACTCTGTGCCGAGTCCTGCCTCCCCGGTCTCTCCTGCCCGGGATGCTGCCCCAGCCTCCTTCACCCCCTCCTCTGCTTGGGGGATGCCTCCAGCTTCCCTGGTACCCGCAGCAG GACAAGACTCCGGGTACAACTCAAGCATCGCAGCTTCCCACGTGGAAGAGGCAAATCTGTATGAGGAGCCGCCGGACCCCTCGGCCATCTATGAAGAACCCCCTCAG GGACACGTTGACGATGCCAAATACGACTACGCCGTTGAGTACCAGCAGCCGCCGGACCTGActgggaaggggctgtgtgCCCGGGCGCTCTACGACTATCAGGCTG CTGATGACACCGAGATCTCATTTGATCCGGAGAACATCATCACCAACATCGAGATGATCGACGAAGGCTGGTGGCGCGGCTATGGTCCCGACGGCCACTTTGGCATGTTCCCTGCCAATTATGTGGAACTGATAGAGTaa
- the LOC129734173 gene encoding uncharacterized protein LOC129734173, whose product MPSHLHPPAIPMPSHLHPPAIPMPSHLHHSPPMPSHLHPPAIPAPCHPISIPLPSPCHPISITAPPMPSHLHPPAIPIPSPPPYHPSPIPAPSPCLCPPYAHAMPKPTPSPALCHPTPVPLLTPCPVIPFPIPPQAHAMPTVTLCQAPPPSLLPCLCHLHALTTFLLMPAPPHARAVPPAPHRLHAHAVPMPTSSSCPPHLCACTISMPTPPLHPHFPHPAPRLWRIKECRVLRRAALGAVPALGMGGHERTQTVQGYGSAGAVAAAGRCPQHPRRDATPYGILQGHLCHECTRPLPPGVTPPAVVTGERSSLHEYPTPTQLEKVGDGLWHPPGCQPWVPTSLGTPRPQITHVPKSLLSPHPQCPCPTKVPSSWCPCSLHAHVSLMSSPPAIPDVLTSPRTPLKPLYMQDPHHCCSFLPATASGCFPDQTSLPH is encoded by the coding sequence ATGCcatcccatctccatccccctgccatccccatgccatcccatctccatccccctGCCATCCCCATGCCATCCCATCTCCATCACAGCCCCCCCATGCcatcccatctccatccccctgccatcccagccccatgccatcccatctccatccccctGCCATCCCCATGCCATCCCATCTCCATCACAGCCCCCCCCATGCcatcccatctccatccccctgccatccccatcccatctccACCCCCATAccatcccagccccatcccagccccatccccatGCCTTTGCCCACCCTATGCCCATGCCATGCCCAAGCCCACACCATCTCCGGCCCTGTGCCATCCTACCCCCGTGCCTTTGCTCACCCCATGCCCTGTcattcccttccccatcccaccccaagCCCATGCCATGCCCACAGTGACCCTGTGCCAAGCCCCCCCACCCTCACTGCTGCCATGCCTCTGCCACCTGCACGCCCTCACCACCTTTCTGCTCATGCCCGCACCACCCCATGCCCGTGCTGTGCCACCTGCACCCCATCGTCTCCATGCCCATGCTGTCCCCATGCCCACATCATcttcctgcccaccccacctCTGTGCCTGCACCATTTCcatgcccaccccacccctgcaTCCACATTTCCCCCATCCTGCACCCAGGCTCTGGAGAATAAAGGAATGCCGAGTCCTACGTCgtgctgctctgggtgctgtgccagccctggggatggggggacaTGAGAGGACACAGACAGTGCAGGGCTATGGCAGTGCAGGGGccgtggcagcagcaggaagatgtccccagcacccccggCGTGATGCCACCCCATATGGCATCCTGCAGGGCCACCTGTGTCATGAGTGCACCAGACCTCTGCCCCCTGGGGTGACACCCCCTGCTGTGGTGACAGGGGAGCGCTCATCCTTGCATGAGTACCCAACCCCCACACAGTTGGAAAAGGTGGGAGATGGCCTGTGGCACCCacctggctgccagccctgggtcCCCACATCCCTGGGGACCCCACGTCCCCAAATCACCCATGTCCCCAAGTCCCTCTTGTCTCCACATCCTCAGTGTCCCTGCCCCACCAAGGTCCCCTCATCCTGGTGTCCCTGCAGCCTCCATGCCCATGTGTCCCTGATGTCATCCCCCCCTGCCATCCCTGATGTCCTCACGTCCCCAAGAACACCCCTAAAGCCCCTCTACATGCAGGACCCCCATCACTGCTGCTCATTTCTGCCAGCCACTGCCTCCGGCTGCTTTCCTGACCAAACCTCCCTCCCTCATTAG
- the DBNL gene encoding drebrin-like protein isoform X2: protein MALNLGKNGRALQEAYGRVVAAGSPTDWALFTYEGNSNDLRVAGCGDGGLEEMVEELNSGKVMYAFCRVKDPNSGLPKYVLINWTGEGVNDVRKGACANHVSTVANFLKGAHVTINARAEEDVEPELIMEKVAKASGANYNFHKESSKFQDSGPQAPVGSVYQKTNAISEIKRVNKDNFWAKAEKDEENRRLEEKRRAEEERQRLERERRERELQEAAGREQRYKARSNEIEAQKRLQQQQEAENRDKEQQQWREQAEEYEARQRKGFKRSESVEKAQEAASLIAQRAVNPRDIFKQREKSMPADAVAASQPGQDSGYNSSIAASHVEEANLYEEPPDPSAIYEEPPQGHVDDAKYDYAVEYQQPPDLTGKGLCARALYDYQAADDTEISFDPENIITNIEMIDEGWWRGYGPDGHFGMFPANYVELIE from the exons ATGGCGCTGAACCTCGGCAAGAACGGGCGGGCGCTGCAGGAGGCCTACGGGCGGGTGGTGGCGGCGGGGAGCCCCACCGACTG ggcCCTTTTCACCTACGAGGGCAACAGCAACGACCTGCGCGTGGCCGGCTGCGGAG ATGGGGGCCTGGAGGAGATGGTGGAGGAGCTCAACAGCGGGAAGGTGATGTATGCCTTCTGCAGGGTGAAGGATCCCAACTCTGGCCTGCCCAAATACGTCCTCATCAACTGG ACTGGCGAGGGCGTGAATGACGTGAGGAAAGGAGCCTGTGCCAACCACGTCAGCACCGTAGCCAACTTCCTAAAG GGGGCTCATGTCACCATCAACGCTCGTGCGGAGGAGGATGTGGAGCCCGAGCTCATCATGGAGAAGGTCGCCAAGGCCTCTGGGGCCAACTACAACTTCCACAAGGAGAGCAGCAAGTTCCAGGACTCAGGCCCTCAGGCTCCCGTG GGCTCCGTCTACCAGAAGACAAATGCAATATCCGAAATCAAGAGAGTCAATAAGGATAATTTCTGGGCCAAAGCCGAG aaagatgaagaaaaccGCCggctggaggagaaaaggagagcagaggaggagcgGCAGCGGCTAGAGAGAGAGCGTCGAGAGCGGGAGCTGCAGGAAGCAGCTGGGCGAGAACAGAGATATAAAGCCAGATCAAATGAAATCGAAGCCCAAAA gaggctccagcagcagcaggaggcagagaacagggacaaggagcagcagcaatgg AGGGAGCAAGCTGAGGAGTACGAGGCCAGGCAGCGGAAGGGCTTCAAGAGAAGTGAGTCGGTGGAGAAAGCCCAG GAGGCCGCGTCGCTGATAGCGCAGAGGGCGGTGAACCCCCGCGACATCTTCAAGCAGAGGGAGAAGTCGATGCCGGCGGACGCGGTGGCGGCCTCCCAGCCAG GACAAGACTCCGGGTACAACTCAAGCATCGCAGCTTCCCACGTGGAAGAGGCAAATCTGTATGAGGAGCCGCCGGACCCCTCGGCCATCTATGAAGAACCCCCTCAG GGACACGTTGACGATGCCAAATACGACTACGCCGTTGAGTACCAGCAGCCGCCGGACCTGActgggaaggggctgtgtgCCCGGGCGCTCTACGACTATCAGGCTG CTGATGACACCGAGATCTCATTTGATCCGGAGAACATCATCACCAACATCGAGATGATCGACGAAGGCTGGTGGCGCGGCTATGGTCCCGACGGCCACTTTGGCATGTTCCCTGCCAATTATGTGGAACTGATAGAGTaa